In the genome of Saccharomonospora viridis DSM 43017, one region contains:
- a CDS encoding response regulator, with amino-acid sequence MIRVLVVDDDFMVAKVHSGYVNRTPGFTVIGAAHSGTAALRMARDERPDLILLDIYLPDIDGLTVLRELRADPATVDIDVVVITAARDVDTIRGSLHGGALHYLIKPFSYAVLRDQLDHVSSLHRKLERLSARPAAAQHEVDDVFSGRPRRTASLPKGLTEQTAALVRTALTEHPEGLSATECAHVTRLSRPSTRRYLEHFAETGQAEVRLRYGGTGRPERRYHWRG; translated from the coding sequence GTGATCCGAGTGTTGGTGGTCGACGATGACTTCATGGTGGCGAAGGTGCACAGCGGTTACGTGAACCGCACACCGGGTTTCACCGTGATCGGCGCGGCGCACTCGGGGACGGCGGCGCTGCGCATGGCACGCGACGAACGTCCCGACCTGATCCTGTTGGACATCTACCTGCCCGACATCGACGGGCTCACCGTCCTGCGGGAACTACGGGCCGACCCGGCGACCGTGGACATCGACGTCGTCGTGATCACCGCGGCCCGGGACGTGGACACCATCCGGGGTTCGTTGCACGGCGGGGCGTTGCACTACCTCATCAAGCCGTTCTCGTACGCGGTGCTGCGCGATCAGCTCGACCACGTGAGTTCACTGCACCGGAAACTGGAACGACTGTCGGCGCGACCCGCCGCCGCGCAACACGAGGTCGACGACGTGTTCAGTGGACGTCCCCGGCGCACGGCATCGCTGCCGAAGGGACTCACCGAGCAAACGGCGGCTCTGGTGCGGACGGCGCTGACCGAACACCCGGAGGGGCTGTCGGCGACCGAATGCGCCCACGTCACCCGACTCTCCCGGCCGAGTACCCGGCGGTACCTGGAGCATTTCGCGGAAACCGGCCAGGCCGAGGTGCGGTTGCGTTACGGCGGTACGGGCCGCCCCGAACGCCGTTACCACTGGCGGGGATGA
- the purF gene encoding amidophosphoribosyltransferase produces MEQLEADQLESEPREECGVFGVWAPGEDVAKLTYYGLYALQHRGQEAAGISVSDGKRIVVFKDLGLVSQVFDEQVLSSLQGHVAVGHCRYSTSGGGTWENAQPVFRTTKADTGLALGHNGNLVNTRALYERARELGIADRNGATTDSDLLCGLLAHAAADKGIEGAAMELLPTVRGAFCLVFADENTLYAARDPHGIRPLVLGRLERGWVVASETAALDIVGASFVREVEPGELIAIDSGGLRSSRFGNPEPKGCVFEYVYLARPDTTIAGRSVHATRVEIGRRLAQEHPAEADLVIPVPESGTPAAIGYAQASGIPYGSGLVKNSYVGRTFIQPSQTIRQLGIRLKLNPLREVIRGKRLVVVDDSIVRGNTQRALVRMLRESGAVEVHVRIASPPVRWPCFYGIDFAAKAELVASGADLDGVRRSIGADSLGYVSLDSLVAASDQPASRLCTACFDGNYPIPLPDEALIGKHVLENLGATEDANPAENGEKPSRLPNASPGYGAEGAVRRP; encoded by the coding sequence GTGGAGCAGCTCGAGGCGGATCAGCTTGAGTCGGAACCTCGAGAAGAATGTGGCGTCTTCGGCGTCTGGGCGCCGGGCGAGGACGTCGCCAAACTGACGTACTACGGTCTGTACGCCCTCCAGCACCGCGGTCAGGAAGCGGCCGGTATCTCGGTGTCGGACGGGAAACGTATCGTCGTCTTCAAGGATCTCGGCCTGGTCAGCCAGGTTTTCGACGAACAGGTGCTGTCGTCGCTTCAGGGGCACGTCGCCGTGGGGCACTGCCGTTACTCCACCAGTGGGGGCGGTACCTGGGAGAACGCCCAACCGGTGTTTCGCACGACGAAGGCCGACACCGGGCTGGCCCTCGGTCACAACGGCAATCTCGTCAACACCCGCGCGCTGTACGAACGCGCCCGCGAACTGGGCATCGCCGACCGGAACGGTGCCACCACCGACTCCGACCTGTTGTGCGGACTGTTGGCCCACGCCGCCGCCGACAAGGGCATCGAAGGTGCGGCCATGGAACTGTTGCCGACCGTGCGCGGTGCGTTCTGCCTGGTGTTCGCCGACGAGAACACGCTGTACGCGGCACGCGACCCCCACGGCATCCGGCCGCTGGTGCTCGGGCGGTTGGAACGCGGCTGGGTGGTCGCCAGCGAGACGGCCGCCTTGGACATCGTCGGCGCCTCGTTCGTGCGCGAGGTGGAACCCGGCGAACTCATCGCGATCGACTCCGGCGGCCTGCGGTCCAGCCGATTCGGCAATCCCGAGCCCAAAGGGTGCGTGTTCGAGTACGTCTACCTGGCGAGGCCGGACACCACCATCGCGGGTCGTAGCGTGCACGCCACGCGCGTCGAGATCGGCCGCCGACTGGCCCAGGAGCATCCGGCCGAAGCGGACCTGGTGATCCCCGTCCCCGAGTCGGGGACCCCCGCCGCCATCGGCTACGCGCAGGCCTCCGGCATCCCGTACGGATCGGGGCTCGTCAAGAACAGCTATGTCGGACGCACGTTCATCCAACCGTCACAGACCATTCGACAGCTCGGCATCCGACTGAAGCTCAACCCCTTGCGGGAGGTCATCCGGGGCAAGCGACTGGTCGTGGTGGACGACTCCATCGTGCGCGGCAACACCCAACGCGCGCTCGTGCGGATGTTGCGGGAGTCCGGGGCGGTGGAGGTGCACGTCCGGATCGCCTCCCCGCCGGTGCGGTGGCCGTGTTTCTACGGCATCGACTTCGCCGCCAAGGCCGAACTGGTGGCGAGCGGTGCCGATCTCGACGGCGTTCGCCGCTCGATCGGTGCGGATTCGTTGGGATATGTGTCACTGGACAGCCTGGTCGCGGCGTCCGACCAGCCCGCGTCGCGACTGTGCACGGCCTGCTTCGACGGGAACTACCCGATCCCGCTTCCCGACGAAGCGCTGATCGGCAAACATGTCCTGGAAAACCTCGGTGCGACCGAGGACGCGAATCCCGCTGAGAACGGTGAGAAACCGTCTCGATTGCCCAACGCGTCCCCGGGGTACGGTGCCGAGGGCGCTGTTCGGCGTCCCTAA
- a CDS encoding sensor histidine kinase produces MGGKGSLARQLLGWHLSLVFALLGCVTVYSVIQSNHDFVTNEGRDLLSVAENVAAVPGVRESLSDPVNRDPLPSFAESARSLSGADFVIIADPDRVVLTSPDPAQLRTRLPLGDSTVPQGRSWVGEVDGSLVAHVPVLDDRGQMIGIVAAGKATPGFLEGLTNRPGDALALLGIALVLGVTGSLLLAWRVKRQTLGLEPREITGLVEHREALLHGIKEGVVALDQQHRITLVNKQARELLALPDDCVGTAVADLDVGGRLRDVLTGQSSGDDQIVLRAGRVLVLNRMPVYRGSRRLGAVVTLRDRTELTTLREELAAASRTTDTLRAQAHEFSNRMHTIAGLIELGEYDEARNYVNLVNRVHGQWHDTVSARVQDTAVAALLIAKASLAAEQGVGLRLTEDSHLSEVDESLSTDLVTVVGNLVDNALDAVRGAPEAWIEIDVRERDGAVSVVVRDSGPGVAPEIATEVFTHGFTTKAAEHGDSRGLGLALTRQACRRRGGRVELRNDGGAVFTAVLPYGRTPKKVSP; encoded by the coding sequence GTGGGCGGCAAGGGATCACTGGCGCGGCAGCTGCTCGGCTGGCACCTGTCGTTGGTGTTCGCGCTGCTCGGCTGCGTCACCGTGTACTCGGTGATCCAGTCCAACCACGACTTCGTCACCAACGAGGGGCGGGACCTGCTGTCGGTGGCGGAGAACGTGGCCGCCGTCCCGGGGGTTCGGGAGAGTCTCTCCGACCCGGTGAACCGGGACCCGCTGCCGAGTTTCGCCGAGAGCGCCCGTAGCCTGTCCGGAGCCGACTTCGTCATCATCGCCGACCCGGACCGGGTGGTGCTGACCTCGCCGGACCCGGCGCAGCTTCGGACGCGACTGCCGCTCGGGGACAGCACCGTGCCCCAGGGACGATCCTGGGTCGGCGAGGTGGACGGTTCGCTCGTCGCCCACGTTCCCGTACTCGATGATCGCGGGCAGATGATCGGCATCGTCGCCGCGGGCAAAGCCACACCAGGTTTCCTCGAGGGCCTGACGAACCGGCCCGGCGACGCGCTCGCGCTACTCGGTATCGCGCTCGTCCTCGGTGTCACCGGCTCCCTGTTGCTGGCGTGGCGGGTGAAACGACAGACGCTCGGCCTGGAACCCCGGGAGATCACCGGCTTGGTGGAGCACCGGGAAGCCCTCCTGCACGGCATCAAGGAAGGTGTCGTCGCGCTCGATCAGCAGCACCGCATCACCCTGGTGAACAAGCAAGCGCGGGAGCTTCTCGCGCTGCCCGACGACTGCGTGGGCACCGCCGTGGCTGATCTCGACGTCGGTGGCCGCCTACGCGACGTGCTCACCGGACAGTCCAGTGGCGACGACCAGATCGTGCTGCGAGCGGGCCGGGTGCTGGTGTTGAACCGGATGCCGGTGTACCGGGGTTCCCGCCGACTCGGCGCCGTGGTGACGTTGCGGGACAGGACCGAGCTGACGACGTTGCGGGAGGAGCTGGCGGCCGCTTCGCGCACCACGGACACCCTGCGCGCGCAGGCCCACGAGTTCTCCAACCGGATGCACACCATCGCCGGGCTCATCGAACTCGGTGAGTACGACGAGGCACGCAACTACGTGAACCTCGTCAACCGAGTCCACGGGCAGTGGCACGACACCGTGAGCGCTCGCGTCCAGGACACCGCCGTGGCCGCGTTGCTGATCGCCAAGGCGAGTCTCGCGGCCGAACAGGGGGTGGGACTGCGCCTGACCGAGGACAGCCACCTGTCCGAAGTCGACGAGAGCCTGTCGACGGACCTGGTGACCGTGGTGGGCAATCTCGTGGACAACGCACTCGACGCGGTGCGCGGCGCACCCGAGGCCTGGATCGAGATCGACGTGCGCGAACGGGACGGCGCGGTGTCGGTGGTGGTCCGTGATTCGGGTCCGGGCGTGGCACCCGAGATCGCGACCGAGGTGTTCACCCACGGCTTCACCACGAAAGCGGCCGAACACGGGGACAGTCGTGGCCTCGGCCTCGCGCTCACCAGACAGGCGTGCCGTCGCAGGGGTGGCCGGGTGGAATTGCGCAATGACGGTGGTGCGGTGTTCACAGCGGTCTTGCCGTACGGGAGGACACCGAAGAAGGTGTCACCGTGA
- the arfB gene encoding alternative ribosome rescue aminoacyl-tRNA hydrolase ArfB — protein MGEAVRVTPRWVIPEAELSERFSRASGPGGQGVNTTSSRVELSFDVAHSASVPDDLRKRLLARLRGRLSGGVLTIAASEHREQLANRRAARERLVTILRQAAAPPPKKRRPTKPTRGSQERRLADKKRRGRLKRERRPWDE, from the coding sequence ATGGGCGAGGCGGTGCGTGTCACCCCGCGTTGGGTGATCCCGGAAGCGGAGTTGTCGGAGCGGTTCTCCCGCGCCTCCGGCCCGGGTGGGCAGGGCGTGAACACCACGTCGTCGCGGGTGGAGCTGTCGTTCGACGTGGCGCACTCTGCGTCCGTGCCGGACGACCTGCGCAAACGCTTGCTCGCCCGGTTGCGGGGCAGGCTCTCCGGTGGCGTGCTGACCATCGCGGCGAGTGAACACCGCGAACAGTTGGCGAACCGCCGTGCCGCGCGAGAGCGGTTGGTGACGATCCTGCGACAGGCGGCCGCGCCGCCGCCGAAGAAGCGCCGCCCCACCAAGCCGACGAGGGGGTCGCAGGAACGTCGACTGGCGGACAAGAAACGGCGGGGCCGGCTCAAACGCGAGCGGAGGCCGTGGGACGAATGA
- the purM gene encoding phosphoribosylformylglycinamidine cyclo-ligase, with protein MSESARATYAAAGVDIDAGDKAVELLKPHATRAARPEVVGGVGGFAGLFALKTGRWTEPLLASSTDGVGTKTAIAQALDKHDTVGIDLVAMVVNDLVVTGAEPLFLQDYIAVGKVVPEKIEAIVSGIAEGCVRAGCALLGGETAEHPGMMGEHDYDLSATGVGVVEASAVLGPDLVRPGDVVIGLRSTGLHSNGYSLARHVLLDIARMPLEGHVEEFGRTLGEELLEPTRIYAKDCLALIAEAEVRTFAHITGGGLQTNLERVLPHGVVAQLERHTWTPDPVFALIAQRGRVERAEMERTFNMGVGMVVVVSPEDVDRALAMLTARHVPAWVLGEVRASDDPDASRVSLIGDHPRF; from the coding sequence GTGAGCGAGTCCGCGCGCGCCACGTATGCCGCTGCCGGTGTCGACATCGATGCCGGAGACAAAGCCGTCGAGCTGCTCAAACCCCATGCCACGAGGGCGGCCAGGCCCGAGGTGGTGGGTGGTGTCGGTGGTTTCGCCGGATTGTTCGCGCTCAAGACGGGACGTTGGACGGAGCCGCTGCTCGCGTCGTCGACCGACGGCGTCGGCACCAAGACCGCCATCGCACAGGCGTTGGACAAACACGACACCGTCGGTATCGACCTGGTGGCGATGGTGGTGAACGATCTCGTGGTCACCGGGGCCGAACCGCTGTTCCTGCAGGACTACATCGCGGTCGGCAAGGTCGTGCCGGAGAAGATCGAGGCGATCGTGTCCGGTATCGCGGAGGGGTGCGTGCGCGCGGGCTGCGCGTTGCTCGGCGGGGAGACCGCCGAACATCCGGGCATGATGGGTGAGCACGACTACGACCTGTCCGCCACCGGTGTGGGCGTGGTCGAGGCGTCGGCCGTGCTCGGACCGGACCTGGTGCGCCCCGGCGACGTGGTGATCGGCCTGAGGTCCACGGGATTGCATTCGAACGGGTACTCGCTGGCGCGGCACGTGTTGCTCGACATCGCTCGGATGCCGTTGGAAGGGCATGTCGAGGAGTTCGGTCGCACGCTCGGCGAGGAGCTGCTGGAGCCCACGCGCATCTACGCCAAGGACTGTCTCGCCCTGATCGCCGAGGCCGAGGTGCGCACGTTCGCGCACATCACCGGCGGCGGGCTGCAGACCAACCTGGAGCGGGTGCTGCCTCACGGTGTGGTCGCACAGCTCGAACGGCACACATGGACCCCCGATCCGGTGTTCGCTCTGATCGCGCAGCGGGGTCGCGTGGAGCGGGCCGAGATGGAACGCACGTTCAACATGGGCGTCGGCATGGTCGTCGTCGTGTCGCCCGAGGACGTGGACAGGGCGCTTGCGATGTTGACCGCCCGTCATGTGCCCGCCTGGGTGTTGGGCGAGGTGCGCGCTTCGGACGATCCGGACGCGTCGCGGGTGTCGTTGATCGGGGACCATCCGCGGTTCTAG
- a CDS encoding Bug family tripartite tricarboxylate transporter substrate binding protein → MRQPKTWLAVLGAALLVLLVPPLVSSGGDEGSSRIRGLRLMVPNTPGGGYDITARTAARVIEDNDLNGPTEVFNLPGAGGTVALGRLVSERGNGKLAMSMGLGVVGSVYTNSSPSTLGDTTPIAKLTEEADIIVVAKNSPYRDIHGLLDAWKTDPGALPVGGGSAPGGPDHLAPMLTAKAVGIDPKDVTYVPFDGGGELMASVLGGKVAFGVSGIGETRDQIEAGELRALAVTSPERVPGIDAPTLQEVGVDVSFTNWRGIVAPPGLSDTDRQKLIDLFTAMHGTEQWQEALRVNGWGDAFSTGAEFEEFLEGESDRVAEVLKELGLA, encoded by the coding sequence TTGCGCCAACCGAAGACGTGGCTCGCGGTACTCGGCGCGGCACTACTCGTCCTCCTCGTGCCCCCGCTGGTCTCCTCGGGTGGTGACGAGGGGAGTTCACGCATCCGTGGTCTGCGACTGATGGTGCCCAACACTCCCGGCGGTGGCTACGACATCACCGCGCGTACCGCCGCGAGAGTGATCGAGGACAACGACCTGAACGGCCCCACGGAGGTGTTCAACCTCCCCGGAGCGGGCGGCACGGTGGCACTCGGACGGCTGGTCAGTGAACGTGGCAACGGCAAACTGGCGATGTCCATGGGCCTCGGTGTCGTCGGGTCCGTCTACACGAACTCGTCGCCGTCCACACTTGGGGACACGACGCCGATCGCGAAGCTCACCGAGGAAGCGGACATCATCGTGGTGGCGAAGAACTCGCCCTACCGCGACATCCATGGCCTGCTGGACGCCTGGAAAACCGATCCGGGCGCTCTGCCCGTCGGTGGCGGCTCCGCCCCCGGAGGCCCGGACCATCTCGCGCCGATGTTGACGGCCAAGGCCGTCGGCATCGATCCGAAGGACGTCACCTACGTGCCCTTCGACGGCGGCGGTGAACTGATGGCGTCGGTGCTCGGGGGCAAGGTCGCGTTCGGAGTGTCCGGTATCGGGGAGACCCGCGACCAGATCGAGGCGGGCGAACTGCGGGCGCTGGCCGTGACGAGCCCGGAACGGGTTCCCGGTATCGACGCGCCGACCTTGCAGGAGGTCGGCGTCGACGTGAGCTTCACGAACTGGCGCGGGATCGTCGCGCCACCCGGGCTGTCGGACACCGATCGGCAGAAGCTGATCGACCTGTTCACCGCGATGCACGGCACCGAACAGTGGCAGGAGGCACTGCGCGTCAACGGCTGGGGTGACGCGTTCTCCACCGGCGCCGAGTTCGAGGAGTTCCTCGAGGGGGAGAGTGACCGGGTCGCGGAGGTGCTGAAGGAGTTGGGGCTGGCATGA